In the Haliaeetus albicilla chromosome 7, bHalAlb1.1, whole genome shotgun sequence genome, one interval contains:
- the DDX25 gene encoding ATP-dependent RNA helicase DDX25, which produces MMGFNRPSKIQETALPIMLAYPPQNLIAQSQSGTGKTAAFVLAMLSRVNAAEKYPQCLCLAPTYELALQIGHVIEKIGRFCTDITVMYAVRGNRVLQGTTLQEQIVIGTPGTMLDWCFKRRVVELKKINLFVLDEADIMIDTQGLSCQSIRIQRALPKGCQMLLFSATFKETVRAFAMQIVSNPIMIKLREEELTLSNIRQYFFVCRSWEEKYRALCNIYGSITIGQAMIFCQTRRSADWLAVEMSQDGHQVAILTAELTVAQRADVIQRFRDGKEKVLIATNVCARGIDVQQVTIVVNFSLPTNQRSEPDFETYLHRIGRTGRFGKRGVAFSMVESQNVGLVQMIEEHFQTKIKQLDPDDMDELEKLEN; this is translated from the exons ATGATGGGCTTCAACAGACCGTCCAAAATCCAGGAGACGGCTCTGCCCATCATGCTGGCGTATCC GCCCCAAAATCTGATTGCCCAGAGCCAGTCAGGGACAGGGAAAACCGCAGCTTTTGTCTTGGCGATGTTGAGCAGAGTTAATGCCGCTGAGAAATACCCGCAG TGCCTCTGCTTGGCTCCCACCTATGAGCTGGCCCTGCAGATCGGGCACGTGATCGAGAAGATTGGGCGGTTTTGCACCGACATCACGGTTATGTATGCTGTCCGAGGAAACCGAG TTCTGCAGGGCACCACGCTGCAGGAGCAGATCGTCATCGGGACCCCAGGGACGATGCTGGACTGGTGTTTCAAACGGAGAGTCGTGGAGTTGAAGAAGATCAACTTGTTCGTGCTGGATGAGGCCGACATCATGATCGACACTCAGGGCCTCTCCTGTCAAAGCATTCGCATTCAGAG GGCTTTACCCAAGGGCTGCCAGATGCTGCTGTTCTCGGCCACCTTCAAGGAAACTGTGCGGGCGTTCGCCATGCAAATCGTTTCCAACCCCATCATGATAAAGCTGCGCGAAGAAGAGCTCACCCTGAGCAACATCAGGCAGTACTTCTTCGTgtgcaggagctgggaggagaagtACAGAGCCCTCTGCAACATCTACGGCAGCATCACCATTGGCCAGGCTATGATCTTCTGCCAG ACTCGGAGGAGCGCGGACTGGCTGGCGGTGGAGATGAGCCAGGACGGGCATCAGGTGGCCATCCTGACGGCAGAGCTGACGGTAGCCCAACGGGCCGATGTCATCCAGCGCTTTCGCGACGGGAAGGAGAAGGTCCTCATCGCCACCAACGTCTGCGCCAGAG gGATTGACGTCCAGCAGGTCACCATCGTGGTGAACTTCAGCCTCCCCACCAATCAGAGGAGCGAGCCGGATTTCGAGACCTACCTCCACCGCATAGGGCGAACGGGACGCTTCGGCAAGAGGGGAGTTGCCTTCAGCATGGTGGAAAGCCAGAATGTGGGGCTTGTGCAGATGATAGAGGAGCATTTCC AGACCAAGATCAAGCAGCTGGACCCGGATGACATGGATGAGCTTGAGAAGCTTGAAAACTGA
- the RPUSD4 gene encoding pseudouridylate synthase RPUSD4, mitochondrial, giving the protein MAAASGGLRLCWWRRPPPAAGLGCGARTFSGSGRAAAAAVRAEELAERLRARRREEEEEKKKREIPTDPAQRRVRELAMLSKQLQQVHPNVLAKVLKQGTVYQNEEIVVINKPYGLPVHGGPGIKNCIADVLPILAKMLQNMKAEPLHLCHRLDKETTGVMVLARSKEAAERIRLLFKTRQVEKIYWAISLGDPDPAEGIVEIPIVEKEVQSHQSHYKMTLAPNYRLSPEDGKVVKIRKNRNAESAVTRYRLLASSSACSLLELQPITGVKHQIRVHLAYGLGCPILGDHKYSHWSKLAPQKLPEITLKRLKLEQSKARHLPLHLHAHRLSLPLGERLDLVCKPPLFFEKTLKKLRLDVPDD; this is encoded by the exons atggCGGCGGCGAGCGGCGGGCTGCGGTTGTGCTGGTGGCGGaggccgccgcccgccgcgggcCTGGGCTGCGGGGCGCGCACCTTCTCCGGcagcgggcgggcggccgcggcggctgTGCGGGCCGAAGAGCTGGCGGAACGGCTGCGGGCccggaggagggaggaggaggaggagaagaagaagcGAGAG ATCCCCACAGACCCGGCACAGAGACGGGTCCGGGAGCTTGCCATGCTGAGcaaacagctgcagcaggttCACCCCAACGTCCTGGCCAAAGTGCTCAAGCAGGGAACCGTGTACCAAAACGAGGAGATTGTGGTGATCAACAAACCCTATGGCCTTCCCGTGCACG GCGGCCCCGGGATCAAGAATTGTATTGCTGACGTGCTGCCGATTTTGGCCAAGATGTTGCAGAACATGAAAGCCGAACCCCTGCACCTCTGCCACCGGCTGGACAAAGAGACCACAGGTGTGATGGTGCTGGCACGGAGCAAGGAGGCAGCGGAGAGGATCCGGCTTCTCTTCAAAACTCGTCAGGTGGAGAAGATCTACTG GGCAATTAGCCTGGGGGACCCAGACCCCGCTGAGGGCATCGTGGAGATCCCCATCGTGGAGAAGGAGGTGCAGAGCCACCAGTCGCACTACAAG ATGACATTGGCCCCAAACTATCGCCTGTCTCCAgaggatggaaaggtggtgaaaATCCGCAAAAACCGCAATGCTGAAAGCGCCGTGACACGGTACCGTCTTCTGGCTAGCTCTTCTGCCTGCTCTCTGCTGGAGCTCCAGCCCATCACAG gGGTGAAGCACCAGATCCGCGTTCACCTGGCCTATGGCTTGGGATGCCCCATCCTGGGGGATCACAAATATTCACACTGGAGCAAGCTGGCACCCCAG AAGCTTCCTGAAATCACCTTGAAGAGGCTGAagctggagcagagcaaggCTCGCCACCTCCCCCTCCACCTCCACGCCCACCGGCTCTCCCTGCCCCTGGGCGAGCGGTTAGACCTCGTCTGCAAGCCACCCCTCTTCTTTGAAAAGACTCTGAAGAAGCTGAGGCTGGATGTACCTGACGACTAA
- the HYLS1 gene encoding LOW QUALITY PROTEIN: centriolar and ciliogenesis-associated protein HYLS1 (The sequence of the model RefSeq protein was modified relative to this genomic sequence to represent the inferred CDS: deleted 2 bases in 2 codons), protein MAAAQRRCFSPPVQLEGGQPVERHPRRPMAPPRRAGLGGGLFKRRRRLAAGNGRGGRTGTAGPCQNPPGLAEIMEGMTRPDRYRWAAPDDEEQPVAVLALGRLYGQQGDSEEWARPRDDPYAENSLVLGGQLSLPTFSEDRRGTRRLVMKRKVLRHRPDGGVEVSDESVTSEVESEAEVWSLRQKTLQRRTSPEDSISEGEIETSSSSLDESPRRWPRGESPPSLLGDLGSRSSPASQYAAVVGQPKSFIPPRFEPLGHNRGKTDPVAKYFEYKREWEKFRIPGEDRRQELRWGIREQMLCQPELPVKPRRPTVPNAYTVPTEKKRAALRWEVRWDLANGLLPRKNTSS, encoded by the exons ATGGCGGCGGCGCAGAGGCGGTGCTTCAGCCCACCCGTCCAATTGGAA GGGGGGCAGCCAGTCGAGCGACACCCCCGCCGCCCAATGGCGCCGCCGCGAAGGGCGGGCCTCGGGGGAGGGCTGTTTAAACGCCGGCGACGGTTAGCGGCCGGTAACGGTCGCGGA GGGAGGACGGGAACAGCCGGGCCCTGTCAG aatccaCCTGGTTTGGCAGAAATTATGGAGGGGATGACAAGACCGGACAGGTATAGGTGGGCCGCTCCGGATGATGAGGAGCAGCCGGTGGCCGTGCTGGCCCTGGGCCGGCTGTATGGCCAGCAAGGAGACAGCGAGGAGTGGGCACGTCCCCGTGATGATCCCTATGCCGAGAACTCCcttgttttgggggggcagCTGTCCCTTCCTACGTTTTCGGAGGATCGGAGGGGAACCAGGAGGTtggtaatgaaaaggaaagtgCTGAGGCACAGACCCGATGGCGGAGTGGAGGTCTCCGACGAGTCGGTGACCAGCGAGGTGGAGAGCGAGGCCGAGGTTTGGAGCCTGAGGCAGAAAACGCTTCAGCGAAGGACGAGTCCGGAGGACAGCATCTCCGAGGGGGAAATCGAGACGAGCAGCAGCTCCCTCGATGAATCCCCTCGCCGGTGGCCCCGTGGGGAGagtcccccctccctccttggGGATTTGGGGAGCCGGAGCTCTCCCGCTTCTCAGTACGCCGCTGTGGTGGGACAACCCAAATCCTTCATTCCTCCGCGGTTCGAGCCGCTGGGACATAACCGTGGAAAAACCGACCCGgtggcaaaatattttgaatataaaCGAGAATGGGAGAAATTTCGAATCCCAGGGGAGGATCGGCGACAAGAACTGCGCTGGGGCATCCGGGAGCAGATGCTCTGCCAGCCCGAACTCCCTGTCAAACCGCGGCGTCCCACTGTCCCCAATGCTTACACCGTCCCCACCGAGAAGAAGCGAGCGGCCTTGCGCTGGGAGGTGCGCTGGGACCTGGCCAACGGCCTCCTCCCCAGGAAAAACACCTCCTCCTAG
- the VSIG10L2 gene encoding LOW QUALITY PROTEIN: V-set and immunoglobulin domain-containing protein 10-like 2 (The sequence of the model RefSeq protein was modified relative to this genomic sequence to represent the inferred CDS: deleted 1 base in 1 codon): MERGRALLLCWRGPWILCLLPALVGGQPLAAGEVAYKEQTVTGVRGRAVELSCGPAAASAVPAVVFWSFTGSGPPRAVAVGSGGEVAVAPGAGTLGRVTLRNGTLELRELRAAAQGRFLCQGLFPERGRLRVGYAAILLRVLVPVSKPFVRPTAAVAPEGAAVALTCAVREGTEPLSFSWQHREPRGGPSASPAGLGGSGAELRLTPANRSHAGWYACTVHNEVNNNTSEPVYLDIVYGPDEPAISMEPFSPEQGGFSAGEREDVVLSCLAPSNPPSRYVWLHNGSQVHTGQTYVITAIARAQAGTYTCLAENTHLHTRTQATIILTVYYPPAGSPSCSVLATGDLRDVALRCRWLGGFPPARLRWVGPQEEEEEEGVMGSSFSTATSIQPGAATKNGSSFSCLASHPALPQGAACGTTLWVPAGGPSCAAAATKGDEYVMLRCRWEGGMPPVTLRWHDGGGRALGDPAPSATVLVLRANGSLGGWEFVCAAAHPLRAASAECRLRLGKPHHPHVPSLCRSGVARPCQLRPPASCRAEVPELEAERSEVAVLEGSEARLACRRHGGGAADLGAAVAWYDAKEREVTPGLAKYWLERGEAWVNLTIRDAEWPGDGGIYRCAAANAVGSASLPVRLRVDRYPAPPNVTISKLRYTRARTEVQLEWRTQGTGNLTGFVVQRRQAKKPPRRVPGPWETAAGDIEPHSRDRRLGGLDPAVVYAFRVLAVNHRTAGHPSEVQTPAEPPFEAYPAVMGAATVGMLVATVASFLAIRCVARHRDALPRLHDLLFRTASPGAQEPIGMPEDAETAASREDGSAPAPEDPAAPGAAAEPLSAPPDTTDDQPVNVTITVTATP, from the exons ATGGAGCGCGGCCGGGCATTGCTGCTGTGTTGGAGGGGGCCCTGgatcctctgcctgctgccggCGCTGGTGGGGG GTCAACCGCTGGCGGCCGGGGAGGTGGCTTACAAGGAGCAGACAGTGACAGGGGTACGGGGCCGGGCCGTGGAGCTGAGCTGCGGGCCGGCAGCGGCATCGGCAGTGCCGGCGGTGGTCTTCTGGAGTTTCACGGGCTCGGGACCACCGAGGGCCGTGGCGGTGGGCTCGGGCGGGGAGGTGGCGGTGGCCCCCGGCGCAGGAACGCTGGGCCGGGTGACCCTGCGCAACGGGACGCTGGAGCTGCGGGAGCTGCGGGCAGCCGCCCAGGGCCGCTTCCTCTGCCAGGGGCTCTTCCCGGAGCGGGGACGGCTCCGTGTCGGCTACGCCGCCATCCTCCTGCGCGTCCTGG TGCCCGTTTCCAAGCCCTTCGTGCGGCCGACGGCAGCGGTGGCGCCGGAGGGGGCGGCGGTGGCCCTGACGTGCGCCGTACGGGAGGGAACGGAGCCGCTGAGCTTCTCCTGGCAGCAccgggagccccgggggggtcccTCAGCGTCCcccgcagggctggggggctctggggcagAGCTGCGCCTGACGCCCGCCAACCGCAGCCACGCCGGCTGGTACGCCTGCACCGTGCACAACGAGGTCAACAACAATACCAGCGAGCCCGTCTACCTGGACATCGTCT ACGGCCCCGATGAGCCGGCCATCAGCATGGAGCCCTTCTCCCCCGAGCAGGGGGGCTTCTCGGCGGGCGAGCGGGAGGACGTGGTGCTGAGCTGCCTGGCTCCCTCCAACCCCCCCAGCCGCTACGTCTGGCTCCACAACGGTTCCCAGGTCCACACCGGCCAGACCTACGTCATCACCGCCATCGCCCGAGCCCAGGCGGGCACCTACACCTGCCTGGCCGAAAACACCCACCTCCATACCCGCACCCAGGCCACCATCATCCTCACTGTCTACT ATCCACCAGCCGGGAGCCCCAGCTGCTCTGTCCTAGCCACCGGTGACCTGCGGGACGTGGCCCTGCGGTGCCGTTGGCTGGGGGGCTTCCCCCCAGCACGGCTGCGCTGGGTGGGcccccaggaggaggaggaggaagagggggtgATGGGGAGCAGTTTTTCTACGGCCACCAGCATCCAGCCAGGGGCGGCCACCAAGAACGgcagctccttctcctgcctggCCTCCCACCCCGCGCTGCCGCagggggctgcctgcgggaccaCCCTCT GGGTCCCGGCCGGCGGCCCCTCCTGCGCGGCAGCGGCCACCAAGGGCGATGAGTACGTGATGCTGCGGTGCCGGTGGGAGGGGGGAATGCCGCCGGTCACCCTGCGCTGGCACGACGGCGGGGGCCGGGCGTTGGGAGACCCCGCGCCCTCCGCCACCGTCCTGGTGCTGAGGGCCAACGGCAGCTTGGGGGGCTGGGAGTTCGTCTGCGCGGCCGCCCACCCACTACGGGCCGCCAGCGCCGAGTGCCGCCTGCGGCTGGGTAAGCCACAT CATCCCCACGTGCCCTCCCTGTGCCGCAGCGGTGTCGCACGTCCCTGCCAGCTCCGTCCCCCCGCTTCTTGCCGCGCAGAGGTCCCCGAACTCGAGGCAGAGAGGAGCGAGGTGGCAGTGCTGGAGGGCAGCGAGGCGCGGTTGGCGTGCCGGCGACATGGCGGCGGTGCCGCCGATCTTGGCGCCGCCGTAGCTTGGTATGACGCCAAGGAGCGGGAGGTGACGCCGGGGTTGGCCAAGTATTGGTTAGAACGGGGAGAAGCGTGGGTCAACCTCACCATCCGGGATGCCGAGTGGCCAGGAGATGGCGGGATCTACCGCTGTGCTGCGGCCAACGCCGTGGGCAGCGCCAGCCTCCCCGTCCGCCTCCGCGTGGACC GGTACCCGGCCCCCCCCAACGTCACCATCAGCAAGCTGCGGTACACGCGGGCGCGCACCGAGGTGCAGCTGGAGTGGCGGACGCAGGGCACCGGCAACCTCACCGGCTTTGTGGTGCAGCGGCGCCAAGCTAAGAAACCCCCCCGCCGCGTGCCCGGCCCCTGGGAAACCGCCGCTGGCGACATCGAGCCCCACTCCCGCGACCGGCGCCTGGGGGGGCTGGACCCAGCTGTGGTCTACGCCTTCCGCGTCCTGGCCGTCAACCACCGGACAGCCGGGCACCCCTCCGAGGTGCAGACGCCAG CCGAGCCTCCCTTCGAGGCCTACCCAGCAGTGATGGGGGCAGCAACGGTAGGGATGCTGGTGGCTACCGTGGCATCGTTCCTAGCCATACGCTGTGTCGCCCGCCACCGGGACGCCCTCCCAC GGCTGCACGACCTGCTCTTCCGCAC GGCCAGTCCTGGTGCCCAGGAGCCCATCGGCATGCCAGAGGACGCTGAAACAGCCGCAAGCAGGGAGGACGGATCAGCACCGGCACCAGAAGACCCGGCTGCCCCCGGCGCAGCAGCAG AGCCGCTCTCGGCACCGCCGGACACCACCGACGACCAACCGGTTAACGTCACCATCACCGTAACAGCGACGCCATAA
- the PUS3 gene encoding tRNA pseudouridine(38/39) synthase, translated as MAEESTFTGQEQLLRKVQELEEEVKRLQEKLREDKEGAGRRGASSAPGKAKKRQQRPFDFSAYGRRHVALKIAYLGWGYQGFASQENTSNTIEEKLFEALKKTRLVDDRQTSNYHRCGRTDKGVSAFGQVISLDLRSNLSEGKKLNGHEGDSEGRSEGEEELRYTHILNRVLPPDIRVLAWAPVEPDFSARFSCLKRTYRYFFPCADLDVALMHAAAQRYVGTHDFRNLCKMDVANGVVNFQRTILSAGVTWVERGGETGPQDPFCLCQFEVTGQAFLYHQVRCMMAILFLIGQKMESPEIINELLDVEKNPQKPQYSMAVEFPLVLYDCEFENLQWLYDREVQEFNVTHLQQLWANHAVKTQVLRNMLGGLDAASMATGKSPGNSTPILWGDMKPPLRSQVSGFMEGVKARTYKPLLARPKCEGLEARIRHFVRRGRITTPWGLEVGGDRDEQPPETKRSHCSDAPGSGRATEQPPKRVCVDLE; from the exons ATGGCCGAGGAGAGCACATTTACCGGTCAGGAGCAACTCCTGAGGAAGGTACAGGAGCTGGaagaggaggtgaagcggctGCAGGAGAAGCTCCGAGAGGACAAGGAGGGTGCTGGGAGAAGAGGGGCTTCTTCGGCCCCCGGGAAAGCCAAGAAACGCCAACAACGACCGTTCGATTTCAGCGCCTACGGCCGCAGACACGTGGCACTGAAGATCGCCTACCTGGGCTGGGGCTACCAGGGGTTTGCCAGCCAGGAGAACACCAGCAACACCATCGAAGAGAAACTGTTTGAAGCCCTGAAGAAGACACGGCTGGTCGATGACAGACAGACCTCCAACTACCACCGCTGCGGGCGGACGGACAAAGGAGTCAGCGCCTTTGGACAG GTGATTTCCCTAGATCTCCGCTCAAACCTGTCGGAGGGGAAGAAGCTAAACGGCCACGAGGGTGACTCGGAAGGCAGAAgcgagggggaggaggagctcCGTTACACCCATATTCTGAACAGGGTGCTCCCGCCTGACATCCGGGTGCTGGCCTGGGCCCCTGTGGAGCCCGACTTCAGCGCCCGGTTCAGCTGCCTCAAGAGGACCTACCGCTACTTCTTCCCCTGTGCCGACCTGGATGTGGCCCTCATGCATGCCGCAGCCCAGAGGTACGTGGGGACCCACGATTTCCGTAACCTGTGTAAAATGGACGTCGCCAACGGGGTGGTCAACTTCCAGAGAACGATCCTCAGCGCTGGAGTGACGTGggtggagagaggaggagaaactgGGCCGCAGGATCCCTTCTGTCTGTGCCAATTTGAAGTGACGGGACAGGCATTCCTCTACCACCAAGTCCGCTGCATGATGGCAATCCTCTTCCTCATTGGCCAGAAGATGGAGAGCCCAGAGATCATCAACGAGCTGCTGGATGTAGAGAAGAACCCCCAAAAACCGCAGTACAG CATGGCCGTCGAGTTTCCCCTCGTCCTGTATGACTGCGAGTTCGAAAACCTTCAGTGGCTCTACGACCGAGAAGTGCAGGAGTTCAACGTTACCCACCTACAGCAGCTCTGGGCCAACCACGCAGTCAAAACTCAAGTGCTACGTAACATGTTAGGAGGGTTAGATGCTGCTTCCATGGCTACTGGAAAAA GCCCGGGGAACAGCACACCCATCCTCTGGGGAGATATGAAGCCTCCGCTCCGCAGCCAGGTCAGTGGCTTCATGGAAGGCGTCAAAGCCCGCACCTACAAACCTTTACTGGCCCGCCCCAAGTGCGAGGGGCTGGAGGCCCGCATCCGCCACTTTGTGCGGAGGGGTCGCATCACAACCccctggggcctggaggtggggggggacagAGACGAGCAGCCCCCCGAGACCAAGAGGAGCCACTGCAGCGATGCCCCAGGGAGCGGCCGTGCCACAGAGCAGCCGCCCAAGCGGGTCTGTGTAGACCTCGAGTGA